Sequence from the Longimicrobiaceae bacterium genome:
GATCATGTGCGGACTCTGATTGGAGGTGGTGGAATGGAACGGCTGCGGAATGGAATGGCGGAGTGATGCGATCGACGGGGCGCCGTGCGATCTTCGGCGGATCGGGCAGATCCGGCGGGCTTCGCTACCTCGATCGCGTTGCCGCCAGGCAGCAGACGGTGCGCCAGACGTTGCGCTTCCGCGTAGCATCTACCGAACACGCATGGCCGCAACGGCTTGACGGAGAACCGGGGAACTTGGGATGCGAACCCGGTAGGGACACGGCGTGGACAGTGGGGCGTGGGCTCCCCAGCGGTGTTCCGGATCGGGAACGAGGCTAAGGGTACGTCGAACGGGCACTTGGGGTTATATTCGTCGCCATGATATCCGTATCCAACCTATCGAAATCGTATGGCGACCGCGTCCTGTTCCAGGATGCCGCCTTCCAGCTGAACCCGGGCGAGCGCTACGGCATCGTGGGCGCCAACGGGTGCGGCAAGACCACGCTCCTCAGCATCCTCAGCGGCGACGCCGAGGCCAGCACGGGCAGCGTGTCGGTTCCCAAGTCGCTGCGCCTGGGCGTTCTGCGCCAGGACCAGTTCCTCTACGAGGACGAGGAGATCCTGGGCGTCACGCTCATGGGCAACCCCGAGCTGTGGGATGCGATGGTGGAGAAGGAGAAGCTTCTCGCCAACGCCCACGAGCACTTCGACGCCGAGCGGTACGGCGAGCTGGAAGACACGGTGATGCGCCTGGACGGCTACACCGCCGAGGCGCGCGCCGCCACCATCCTGGAGGGCCTGGGCCTGCCCACCGAGATCCACCGACAGCCGTTGTCCACGCTCTCCGGCGGCTTCAAGCTGCGCGTGCTGCTGGCACAGGTGCTGGCGGGGTCGCCAGACATCCTGCTGCTCGACGAGCCCACCAACCACCTGGACATCCTCTCCATCCGCTGGCTGGAGAAGTTCCTGCACGACTTCGACGGCCCGGTCGCCGTCATCTCGCACGACCACCGGTTCCTGGACAACGTGGCCAGCCACATCATGGACGTGGACTACCAGACGGTGACGATGTACAGGGGGAACTACACGGACTTCCTGGAGCAGAAGGTCGAGAACCGCGACCGCAAGGAGAAGGAGATCGAGGGGCGGCAGAAGGAGATCGCGCAGCAGCAGGAGTTCGTGGACCGCTTCAAGGCCAAGGCCAGCAAGGCCCGCCAGGCCCAGAGCAAGCTGCGCATGATCGAGAAGAAGCGCGAGCAGCTCGAGGAGCTGCCCGGAAGCTCGCGCCGCTACCCGAAGTTCCGCTTCGTGCAGCGGCGCCCCAGCGGCAAGGAGGTCCTGAAGATCAAGGGCCTGCACAAGTCGTTCGGCGAGAAGCACGTGCTGCCCGGCGTCGACATCTTGCTCGACCGGGGCGACAAGCTGGTCATCATGGGCCCCAACGG
This genomic interval carries:
- a CDS encoding ABC-F family ATP-binding cassette domain-containing protein, giving the protein MISVSNLSKSYGDRVLFQDAAFQLNPGERYGIVGANGCGKTTLLSILSGDAEASTGSVSVPKSLRLGVLRQDQFLYEDEEILGVTLMGNPELWDAMVEKEKLLANAHEHFDAERYGELEDTVMRLDGYTAEARAATILEGLGLPTEIHRQPLSTLSGGFKLRVLLAQVLAGSPDILLLDEPTNHLDILSIRWLEKFLHDFDGPVAVISHDHRFLDNVASHIMDVDYQTVTMYRGNYTDFLEQKVENRDRKEKEIEGRQKEIAQQQEFVDRFKAKASKARQAQSKLRMIEKKREQLEELPGSSRRYPKFRFVQRRPSGKEVLKIKGLHKSFGEKHVLPGVDILLDRGDKLVIMGPNGIGKSTLLKIVMGEMEPDAGSVEWGYETRPGYFAQDHHEQLDEIDRTAEQWLWDFCPGKDRGFVRGHLGMMLFSGDEGEKRLAALSGGEAARLVFARLALEQPNVLVLDEPTNHLDLESIEALVQALQAYEGTLILVSHDRWFVGQLATRIIEISPAGIRDYKGTYEEYVHASGDDHLDADTVVLKAKREDKKARKRELVG